A stretch of Pseudolysobacter antarcticus DNA encodes these proteins:
- a CDS encoding Hsp20/alpha crystallin family protein gives MYNLHYRTAHPHFKQVLNTLFANAPTDAAAKANTGEWIPRVDIKEESDRFVILADIPGIDPNDIEVNMDKGVLSIKGTRAADASVDGEKFTRVERVRGSFQRQFALPDTANAEGITAVGKFGVLEISIPKNPQSAPRRISISH, from the coding sequence ATGTACAACCTTCATTACCGCACCGCGCATCCGCATTTCAAGCAAGTGCTGAATACGCTTTTTGCCAATGCACCGACCGATGCCGCAGCGAAAGCCAATACCGGCGAGTGGATTCCGCGCGTCGACATCAAGGAAGAGAGCGATCGTTTTGTCATCCTCGCCGATATCCCCGGCATCGATCCGAACGATATCGAAGTGAATATGGACAAAGGTGTGCTCTCGATCAAGGGCACACGTGCCGCGGATGCGAGCGTCGATGGCGAGAAATTCACGCGCGTTGAACGCGTTCGCGGCAGCTTCCAACGCCAGTTCGCGTTGCCCGATACGGCAAATGCCGAAGGCATTACCGCGGTAGGCAAGTTTGGCGTGCTGGAAATCAGCATCCCGAAAAATCCACAATCTGCACCGCGACGTATCAGCATCAGTCACTAA
- a CDS encoding DnaJ C-terminal domain-containing protein, with amino-acid sequence MQFKDYYEVLGVKPDATDAAIKSAYRRLARKFHPDVSKVEGAEEKFKGANEAYEALKDPAKRKAYDQLRARGYRPGEEFNPPPNFSDGQGFSGQGGESEGFSDFFESLFGNAGGARGRRPAGPRRGQDVRARVQIDLVTAYQGGKQRLTLRDQGGSERALEVKIPAGILSGQQIRLAGQGSPGAQGGPAGDLLLEVELLPDSRFELEGRNVLLQLPITPWEAALGASVAVPTLAGNVDLKIPAGSNSGRKLRLKGRGLPGSPAGDQLVTLVIHAPVPSTDAQRKVYEDMAREFDFDPRQPVA; translated from the coding sequence ATGCAGTTCAAAGATTATTACGAAGTTCTGGGCGTCAAACCCGACGCAACGGACGCCGCGATCAAGTCCGCGTATCGACGGCTGGCGCGCAAATTTCACCCGGATGTGAGCAAGGTCGAAGGTGCCGAAGAAAAGTTCAAGGGCGCCAACGAAGCCTACGAAGCGTTGAAAGATCCGGCCAAGCGCAAGGCCTACGATCAATTGCGTGCGCGTGGTTATCGTCCCGGCGAAGAATTCAATCCGCCGCCGAATTTCAGCGACGGCCAGGGTTTTTCCGGACAGGGTGGCGAGAGCGAAGGCTTCAGCGATTTTTTTGAATCGCTATTCGGCAATGCAGGTGGGGCACGCGGCCGACGCCCTGCCGGACCACGCCGCGGGCAGGACGTGCGCGCGCGCGTGCAGATTGATCTTGTCACCGCCTACCAAGGTGGCAAGCAACGCCTGACCTTGCGTGATCAGGGCGGCAGCGAACGTGCGCTCGAAGTAAAAATTCCTGCCGGGATTTTGTCCGGTCAGCAGATTCGCTTGGCGGGGCAGGGTTCACCGGGTGCGCAAGGCGGCCCGGCCGGCGATTTGTTGCTCGAAGTCGAGCTTTTGCCGGACTCACGATTTGAGCTGGAGGGGCGCAATGTGCTGCTGCAGTTACCGATCACACCTTGGGAAGCCGCATTGGGTGCCAGTGTGGCGGTGCCGACGCTGGCCGGTAATGTCGATCTCAAGATTCCGGCCGGTTCGAATAGCGGCAGAAAACTGCGTTTGAAGGGCCGGGGTTTACCTGGGTCACCCGCGGGCGACCAACTCGTGACACTGGTGATTCATGCGCCGGTGCCGAGCACGGATGCGCAACGAAAGGTCTACGAGGATATGGCGCGCGAATTCGATTTCGATCCGCGTCAGCCAGTTGCCTGA
- a CDS encoding YhdH/YhfP family quinone oxidoreductase has protein sequence MSVPDNFNAFRIHADGKSHRAGIEQISLDDLNPGEVVIKTAYSSVNYKDALAGTGKGKILRHFPLVGGIDVAGHVLSSTDAKFKEGDAVLVTGSGLSENRDGGYAEYARLDSCWVIPLPNGLSLREAMIIGTAGFTAALSLYRMLQNDQTPELGPIVVTGATGGVGMLAIDILTRAGFEAHAISGKLEHFDDLIALGAKQCISRTDLYWGQRPLEASRWGGAIDNVGGEMLAGLTRSIHPYGNIASCGLAASAELATTVMPFIIRGVSLLGIASSGTARRIRDDIWQHLGSDWKPAHLDKIATREIGLSGLPDVFDTMLDGASFGRSMVKIGG, from the coding sequence ATGAGCGTACCGGATAATTTCAACGCGTTTCGCATCCACGCCGATGGCAAAAGTCACCGCGCCGGCATCGAGCAGATTTCGCTAGACGATCTGAATCCCGGCGAAGTGGTGATCAAGACCGCGTACTCCTCGGTCAATTACAAGGATGCGCTGGCTGGCACCGGCAAGGGAAAAATCCTGCGCCACTTTCCGCTGGTCGGCGGCATCGATGTGGCCGGGCACGTGCTCAGTTCGACCGATGCGAAATTCAAGGAGGGCGATGCGGTACTCGTGACCGGCAGCGGCCTTTCGGAGAACCGCGATGGTGGTTATGCCGAATACGCGCGACTGGATTCATGCTGGGTGATTCCGCTGCCGAACGGTTTGAGTTTGCGCGAAGCAATGATCATCGGCACCGCCGGTTTCACCGCCGCACTGTCGTTGTACCGCATGCTGCAGAATGATCAAACGCCTGAACTCGGGCCGATCGTGGTTACCGGTGCAACCGGCGGTGTCGGCATGCTTGCGATCGACATCCTTACGCGCGCGGGTTTCGAGGCACACGCGATCAGCGGCAAGCTCGAACATTTCGACGACCTGATCGCACTTGGCGCCAAACAATGCATCTCGCGCACGGATTTGTACTGGGGACAACGCCCGCTCGAAGCCTCGCGCTGGGGCGGCGCCATCGACAATGTCGGCGGCGAAATGCTGGCGGGCTTGACGCGCTCGATTCATCCATACGGCAACATCGCAAGCTGCGGACTCGCGGCGAGTGCGGAACTCGCCACCACGGTAATGCCTTTCATCATACGTGGCGTGAGTCTGCTCGGCATCGCATCGAGCGGTACCGCGCGCCGCATTCGCGATGACATCTGGCAGCACCTCGGCAGCGACTGGAAACCCGCGCATCTCGACAAGATCGCAACTAGGGAAATCGGCCTATCCGGCCTGCCAGATGTATTCGATACCATGCTTGATGGTGCCTCGTTTGGCCGCAGCATGGTAAAAATCGGCGGTTGA
- the odhB gene encoding 2-oxoglutarate dehydrogenase complex dihydrolipoyllysine-residue succinyltransferase yields MSIEVKVPVLPESVADAVIATWHKKAGDAVRRDENLVDLETDKVVLEVPAPADGILKTIVKNTGDTVLSQELIAIIEEGAVAAAPAAKAEAPKAAAAPAAAAPAAAASSSKSADLSPAGQRVATENKIDANNVAATGRDGRVTKEDLVNFIAGKPAAAAAPSAAAAVRAPTGARPEERVPMTRMRTKIAERLMLSKNSIAMLTSFNEVNLGKVGIMRKELGESFEKANGIKLGYMSFFVKAACEALKRHPIVNSSVDGNDVIYHGYQDISVAVSTEKGLVTPVLRDAQNMSFAEIEKAIAAFAKQAREGGLKLEDLQGGTFTITNGGTFGSLMSTPIVNPPQSAILGMHTIKERAIVENGQVIAAPMMYIAISYDHRIIDGKDAVLFLVDIKNQLENPQRMLLGL; encoded by the coding sequence ATGAGTATCGAAGTCAAAGTTCCCGTACTGCCCGAATCCGTCGCTGATGCGGTGATTGCCACCTGGCACAAAAAAGCTGGTGATGCGGTCAGACGCGACGAAAATCTGGTCGATCTCGAAACGGATAAAGTGGTGCTCGAAGTCCCCGCACCGGCCGACGGCATTCTCAAGACCATCGTGAAAAATACCGGCGATACTGTGCTGAGCCAAGAGCTGATCGCGATCATCGAAGAAGGCGCCGTGGCTGCCGCTCCGGCCGCAAAAGCCGAAGCGCCGAAAGCTGCCGCTGCACCGGCAGCCGCAGCACCCGCTGCCGCAGCAAGTTCCTCGAAATCTGCCGACCTTTCGCCAGCCGGCCAGCGTGTCGCGACCGAGAACAAGATCGATGCGAATAACGTCGCCGCGACCGGTCGTGATGGCCGTGTCACCAAGGAAGACCTGGTCAACTTCATCGCCGGCAAACCTGCGGCTGCAGCCGCGCCGAGCGCAGCCGCCGCCGTACGCGCGCCGACCGGAGCACGCCCGGAAGAGCGAGTGCCGATGACACGCATGCGCACCAAGATCGCCGAGCGCTTGATGCTGTCGAAAAACTCGATCGCGATGCTGACCTCGTTCAACGAAGTCAATCTCGGCAAGGTCGGGATAATGCGCAAGGAGCTTGGTGAATCGTTCGAGAAAGCCAACGGCATCAAACTCGGTTACATGAGTTTCTTCGTCAAGGCCGCGTGCGAAGCGCTGAAACGTCACCCGATCGTCAATAGTTCGGTCGATGGCAACGACGTGATCTATCACGGTTACCAGGACATTTCGGTCGCGGTATCGACTGAAAAAGGTCTGGTCACGCCGGTGTTGCGTGATGCGCAGAACATGAGTTTCGCCGAGATCGAAAAAGCCATCGCCGCATTCGCCAAACAAGCGCGCGAAGGCGGACTCAAGCTCGAAGATCTGCAAGGCGGCACCTTCACGATCACCAACGGCGGCACGTTCGGTTCGCTGATGTCCACACCGATCGTCAATCCGCCGCAGAGCGCGATCCTGGGCATGCATACGATCAAGGAACGCGCGATCGTCGAGAACGGCCAAGTGATCGCCGCGCCGATGATGTACATCGCGATCAGCTACGACCATCGCATCATCGATGGAAAAGATGCTGTGCTATTCCTCGTCGATATCAAGAATCAGCTTGAAAATCCGCAGCGCATGCTGCTCGGGCTTTGA
- the gyrA gene encoding DNA gyrase subunit A, which yields MAELAKEVIRVNIEDEMRQSYLAYAMSVIVGRALPDARDGLKPVHRRVLFGMYESNNMWNRPYVKCARVVGEVMGKYHPHGDASIYDALVRMAQDFSMRYPLIDGQGNFGSVDGDSAAAMRYTECRLDRLSSELLADIDKETVDFVPNYDEKESEPSVFPTRIPNLLINGSAGIAVGMATNIPPHNLTEVVNATIALIDEPELDIEALMQYVPGPDFPTAGIINGAAGIHEAYRTGRGRILVRAKTEIETDDNGRETIIVSELPYQVNKARLIEKIAELHKEKNIEGISPDGLRDESDKDGMRIVIEVRRDTLADVLLNNLFQQTQMQVTFGINVVALVDGQPRLLNLKEILEYFIRHRREVVTRRTIFELRKARARAHILEGLTVALANIDEMIELIKTSQNPAIAKERLLARRWEPGLVSALLSANGTSISRPEDLAPEAGLQEDGYQLSDVQAKEILEMRLNRLTGLEQEKLSDEYRELLVAIAALIEILSNPERLLAVIRGELVAIRDEFGDARRTVIQHSQEDLEMLDLIASEDVVVTLSHAGYAKRQPVTSYRAQRRGGRGRSATAMKEEDFVERLWVVNTHDTLLTFTSSGRVFWLNVYKIPDASSGSRGRPIVNLLPLEENEKVQAVLPVRDFLGDRFVLFATRDGTVKKTPLSEFKFQLQRGKIAINLDDGNALVDVQLTDGSRDVMLFASNGKGVRFAEDTIRSTGRNSTGVRGIRLSDDARVVSLIVSDGVGDILTATQNGFGKRTSLDAYPRKGRGTQGVIAIQCSERNGTLVGAVQLTEQHELMLISDRGTLVRTRASEISQVGRNTQGVTLIRLGDDEKLVAVERVDVLPEEETDAAADAAADAAPTPTPTEPSAPPAE from the coding sequence ATGGCAGAACTCGCCAAGGAAGTTATACGCGTCAACATCGAAGACGAGATGCGCCAAAGTTATCTCGCGTATGCGATGAGCGTGATTGTCGGACGAGCGTTGCCGGATGCGCGCGATGGTCTGAAGCCGGTTCATCGGCGCGTGCTGTTCGGCATGTACGAGTCGAACAATATGTGGAATCGCCCGTATGTAAAGTGCGCGCGTGTGGTCGGCGAGGTGATGGGTAAATACCATCCGCACGGCGATGCCTCGATCTACGATGCGCTGGTGCGCATGGCGCAAGATTTTTCGATGCGTTACCCGCTGATCGACGGCCAAGGCAACTTCGGTTCGGTCGATGGCGATTCCGCCGCAGCGATGCGTTATACCGAGTGTCGACTGGATCGTCTGTCCTCCGAATTGCTGGCTGATATCGACAAGGAAACGGTCGACTTCGTCCCCAACTACGACGAGAAAGAATCCGAGCCGAGTGTTTTCCCGACGCGCATTCCGAACCTGTTGATCAACGGCTCCGCCGGTATTGCGGTTGGCATGGCGACGAATATTCCGCCGCACAACCTCACCGAAGTGGTGAATGCGACGATCGCGCTGATCGACGAGCCTGAGCTCGATATCGAAGCGCTGATGCAATACGTGCCAGGTCCGGATTTTCCGACCGCTGGCATCATCAATGGTGCTGCAGGAATCCACGAGGCTTATCGCACGGGTCGCGGTCGTATTCTGGTGCGCGCCAAGACCGAAATCGAAACCGACGACAACGGTCGCGAGACGATCATCGTCAGCGAGTTGCCGTACCAAGTGAACAAGGCGCGTTTGATCGAGAAGATCGCCGAGCTGCACAAGGAAAAAAATATCGAAGGCATTTCGCCGGATGGTCTCCGCGACGAATCTGACAAGGACGGTATGCGCATCGTCATCGAAGTGCGCCGAGACACCTTGGCCGATGTGCTATTGAATAACCTGTTCCAGCAGACCCAGATGCAGGTCACGTTTGGCATCAACGTCGTGGCGCTGGTCGATGGCCAGCCGCGCCTGTTGAACCTCAAGGAAATTCTCGAATACTTCATTCGCCATCGTCGTGAAGTGGTCACGCGCCGCACGATTTTCGAGCTGCGCAAGGCGCGTGCGCGTGCGCATATTCTCGAAGGCCTGACCGTCGCGCTGGCCAACATCGACGAGATGATCGAGCTGATCAAGACTTCGCAGAATCCGGCGATCGCCAAAGAGCGGTTGCTCGCGCGGCGTTGGGAGCCGGGCCTGGTCAGCGCGTTGTTGTCGGCCAACGGCACGTCGATTTCGCGGCCCGAAGATCTTGCGCCCGAAGCCGGCCTGCAGGAAGACGGTTACCAGCTGTCGGATGTCCAGGCCAAGGAAATCCTGGAGATGCGCCTGAACCGCCTGACCGGGCTGGAGCAGGAAAAACTTTCTGACGAATATCGCGAATTGTTGGTGGCGATTGCGGCATTGATCGAGATCCTGTCGAATCCAGAGCGTCTGCTTGCGGTGATTCGCGGCGAGCTGGTGGCGATTCGCGATGAGTTCGGTGACGCGCGTCGCACTGTGATTCAGCACAGCCAGGAAGACTTGGAAATGCTCGATCTGATCGCATCGGAAGATGTGGTCGTGACCTTGTCGCATGCGGGTTATGCCAAACGCCAGCCGGTAACGAGTTATCGCGCACAACGCCGCGGCGGTCGCGGTCGTTCGGCCACGGCGATGAAAGAGGAAGATTTTGTCGAGCGGTTATGGGTGGTGAATACCCACGATACCTTGCTCACTTTCACCAGCAGCGGACGCGTGTTCTGGCTCAATGTGTACAAGATTCCGGATGCGAGTTCGGGTTCGCGCGGGCGGCCGATCGTCAATCTGCTGCCGCTCGAAGAGAACGAAAAAGTCCAGGCGGTATTGCCGGTGCGCGACTTCCTCGGCGACCGTTTTGTGTTGTTCGCGACGCGCGATGGCACGGTCAAGAAAACCCCGTTATCGGAGTTCAAGTTCCAGCTGCAGCGCGGCAAGATCGCGATCAATCTCGATGACGGCAATGCGCTGGTCGATGTGCAGCTCACCGATGGCAGCCGCGATGTGATGTTGTTCGCATCGAATGGCAAGGGCGTGCGTTTTGCGGAAGATACGATACGCTCGACTGGTCGAAATTCCACCGGCGTGCGGGGTATTCGTTTGTCAGACGATGCGCGTGTGGTGTCGCTGATCGTCAGCGATGGCGTGGGCGATATTCTAACCGCGACGCAAAATGGTTTCGGCAAACGCACGTCGCTGGATGCCTACCCGCGCAAGGGACGCGGCACGCAAGGTGTGATTGCGATCCAGTGCTCGGAGCGCAACGGCACGCTGGTCGGCGCGGTGCAGCTTACCGAGCAGCACGAACTGATGTTGATCTCGGATCGCGGCACGCTCGTGCGCACACGCGCATCGGAAATTTCGCAGGTGGGACGCAACACCCAGGGCGTGACCTTGATCCGACTGGGCGATGACGAAAAACTGGTCGCGGTGGAGCGCGTGGACGTATTGCCGGAAGAGGAAACGGACGCGGCTGCAGATGCGGCTGCAGATGCGGCTCCGACTCCGACTCCGACCGAGCCATCGGCGCCGCCTGCCGAATAG
- a CDS encoding peroxiredoxin, with protein sequence MTINVGDTIPNATLNHYKDGVQAINTDEIFKGKKVVLFSVPGAFTPTCSAKHLPGYVEHFAEFKSKGVDVGCIAVNDAFVMAAWGKDQHTPDGLLMLADGNGAFAKLLGLEMDASAFGMGVRSKRFALYAVDGVVKALHIEAPGEFKVSSAEAMLAAIG encoded by the coding sequence ATGACCATCAATGTTGGCGACACTATTCCGAATGCGACGCTCAATCATTACAAGGACGGCGTGCAGGCGATCAATACCGACGAAATTTTCAAGGGCAAAAAAGTCGTGCTGTTCTCGGTGCCCGGCGCATTCACGCCAACGTGTTCGGCCAAACATCTGCCGGGTTACGTCGAGCATTTCGCCGAGTTCAAAAGCAAGGGCGTGGACGTCGGTTGCATCGCGGTCAACGATGCATTTGTCATGGCGGCGTGGGGCAAGGATCAGCACACGCCCGACGGTTTGCTGATGCTGGCGGACGGCAACGGCGCATTTGCCAAACTGCTCGGCCTGGAAATGGATGCGAGCGCATTCGGCATGGGCGTACGCAGCAAGCGCTTTGCGCTTTACGCCGTCGATGGCGTGGTCAAGGCGCTACACATCGAAGCGCCTGGCGAATTCAAGGTATCCAGCGCCGAGGCAATGCTCGCGGCGATCGGTTGA
- a CDS encoding response regulator, with the protein MAKILIVDDSPSQLVSLTRLVEKLGHKTVTAVDGSAGVAAAKRETPDLILMDVVMPNLNGFQATRTLSKDPTTSHIPVILVTTKDQNTDRIWGLRQGAKAYVTKPVNEAELTLAIGNLLTAA; encoded by the coding sequence ATGGCGAAAATTTTAATAGTCGATGATTCACCGTCGCAACTGGTGAGTCTTACCCGTCTGGTCGAAAAACTGGGCCATAAAACCGTCACGGCCGTGGATGGTTCCGCGGGCGTTGCTGCGGCCAAGCGCGAGACACCTGACCTCATTCTGATGGATGTGGTCATGCCGAATCTCAACGGATTCCAGGCCACACGTACGCTGTCGAAAGATCCGACCACCAGCCATATTCCGGTGATCCTGGTCACGACCAAGGATCAGAATACCGATCGAATCTGGGGTCTGCGTCAGGGCGCGAAAGCCTATGTCACCAAGCCGGTGAACGAGGCCGAACTTACCTTGGCAATTGGCAATTTGCTCACCGCTGCCTGA
- the lpdA gene encoding dihydrolipoyl dehydrogenase, translated as MSDQFDLIVIGAGPAGYHAAIRAAQLGLKVACIDDFIGKDGKPALGGTCLNVGCIPSKALLDSSKQFWNLTQHFDVHGITTSDAKIDVNTMVGRKDKIVKQFTGGVAMLFKSNKITPFFGKGKLLKDRQVEITAADGNKQTLSGTNVVIATGSAPIELPFAKFDGKFIVDNAGALDFTAVPKRLGVIGAGVIGLELGSVWKRLGSEVTILEALPDFLGAADADIAKAAAREFAKQGLKIELGAKLLKAEIKGEEVHLSYAGKDGEKQLVVDKLLVAVGRRAYTDGVLGEGTGVKLDERGRVVVDEHCWSGVEGIWGVGDCVRGPMLAHKGFEEGMMVAELIAGKAGHVNMDTIPWVIYTEPEIAWVGKTEKQLKEEGVPYKIGSFPFAAIGRAVAMNEPAGLVKMIAHAETDRILGVHLVGANVSELVAECVVAMEFKGSSEDLARIVHAHPTMSEAVHEAALAVDKRAIHKAN; from the coding sequence ATGTCCGACCAATTCGATCTCATCGTCATCGGCGCCGGTCCGGCCGGTTATCACGCGGCGATTCGCGCGGCGCAACTTGGCTTGAAAGTCGCGTGCATCGATGACTTCATCGGCAAGGACGGCAAGCCTGCGCTCGGCGGAACCTGCCTCAACGTCGGCTGCATTCCATCCAAGGCGCTGCTGGATTCGTCGAAACAGTTCTGGAATCTGACCCAGCACTTCGACGTCCATGGCATCACCACGAGTGACGCGAAAATCGACGTCAACACGATGGTTGGGCGCAAGGACAAGATCGTCAAGCAATTCACCGGCGGCGTGGCCATGCTGTTCAAGTCGAACAAGATCACGCCCTTCTTTGGCAAAGGTAAATTGCTGAAGGATCGCCAGGTCGAAATCACCGCCGCCGATGGCAACAAACAAACTTTGAGCGGAACGAATGTCGTGATCGCCACGGGTTCGGCGCCGATCGAATTGCCGTTTGCGAAATTCGACGGCAAGTTTATTGTCGACAACGCTGGCGCGCTGGATTTTACCGCCGTGCCGAAACGCCTCGGCGTCATCGGCGCGGGCGTGATCGGGCTTGAACTCGGCAGCGTCTGGAAACGTCTCGGCAGCGAGGTAACGATCCTCGAAGCGCTGCCCGATTTTCTTGGTGCAGCCGATGCCGATATCGCCAAGGCAGCGGCGCGCGAATTCGCCAAGCAAGGCCTGAAAATCGAACTCGGCGCGAAGTTGTTGAAAGCCGAAATCAAGGGTGAGGAAGTCCACCTGAGTTACGCCGGCAAGGACGGCGAAAAACAACTTGTCGTCGATAAATTACTGGTCGCCGTTGGCCGCCGCGCCTACACCGATGGCGTGCTCGGTGAAGGCACCGGCGTGAAGCTCGACGAGCGTGGTCGGGTCGTGGTGGACGAACATTGCTGGAGCGGTGTCGAAGGAATCTGGGGCGTCGGCGATTGCGTCCGCGGACCGATGCTCGCGCACAAGGGTTTCGAGGAAGGCATGATGGTTGCCGAACTCATCGCTGGCAAAGCCGGCCATGTCAACATGGATACGATTCCGTGGGTGATTTACACCGAGCCGGAAATCGCTTGGGTCGGCAAGACCGAAAAGCAGCTCAAGGAAGAAGGCGTACCGTACAAGATCGGCAGTTTTCCGTTTGCCGCAATCGGTCGCGCCGTCGCCATGAACGAACCCGCCGGTCTCGTGAAGATGATTGCGCATGCAGAAACCGATCGTATTCTCGGTGTGCATCTGGTCGGCGCGAACGTATCCGAACTCGTCGCCGAATGTGTCGTGGCGATGGAGTTCAAGGGCTCATCCGAAGACCTCGCACGCATCGTGCACGCGCATCCGACGATGTCGGAAGCGGTGCACGAAGCGGCACTGGCAGTGGACAAACGCGCGATCCACAAAGCCAACTGA